A window from Culex pipiens pallens isolate TS chromosome 3, TS_CPP_V2, whole genome shotgun sequence encodes these proteins:
- the LOC120432396 gene encoding actin-related protein 1, translating into MEPYDVIVNQPVVIDNGSGMIKAGFAGDHIPKCRFPNYMGRPKHVRVMAGALEGDVFVGPKAEDYRGLLSIRYPMEHGIVTDWNDMEKIWTYIYSKDELSTFSEEHPVLLTEAPLNPRKNREKAAEIFFETFNVPALFVSMQAVLSLYATGRVTGVVLDAGDGVTHAVPIYEGFAMPHSIMRVDIAGRDVTRYLRTLIRKEGFNFRTTAEFEIVRSIKEKICYLPTIPQKEESVDTEKVKFTLPDGNVLEVGPARYRAPEVLFRPHMLGEECEGIHEVLMYSIQKSDMDLRKMLYQNIVLSGGSTLFKGFGDRLLSEIRKHVAKDMKIRIAAPQERIYSTWMGGSILASLDTFKKMWVSKREFDEDGQRAIHRKTF; encoded by the exons ATGGAGCCCTACGATGTGATAGTCAACCAGCCAGTTGTGATCGACAAT gGTTCCGGAATGATAAAGGCCGGCTTCGCCGGAGATCACATCCCGAAATGTCGCTTCCCGAATTA CATGGGTCGACCGAAGCACGTGCGGGTGATGGCCGGTGCGCTGGAGGGAGATGTGTTTGTGGGACCAAAGGCAGAGGACTACCGTGGGCTGTTGAGCATCCGTTATCCGATGGAGCACGGTATCGTGACGGATTGGAACGATATGGAGAAGATCTGGACGTACATCTACAGCAAAGATGAGCTATCCACGTTCTCCGAGGAGCATCCGGTTCTGCTGACGGAGGCGCCCCTGAATCCGCGGAAGAATCGCGAGAAGGCCGCGGAGATATTCTTCGAAACGTTCAACGTGCCGGCGCTGTTCGTGTCGATGCAGGCCGTGCTCAGTTTATACGCGACCGGTCGCGTTACCGGAGTCGTGTTGGACGCTGGCGACGGCGTTACGCATGCCGTCCCGATTTACGAAGGTTTCGCGATGCCCCACAGCATCATGCGGGTGGACATTGCCGGTCGGGACGTAACCCGCTACCTCAGAACGCTCATCCGCAAGGAGGGCTTCAACTTTCGCACAACGGCCGAGTTTGAAATTGTCCGGTCGATCAAGGAGAAGATCTGCTATTTGCCGACGATCCCGCAGAAGGAGGAAAGCGTAGACACGGAGAAGGTCAAGTTTACGTTACCGGACGGCAACGTGCTGGAGGTCGGCCCGGCGAGGTACCGCGCACCGGAAGTGCTCTTCCGTCCGCACATGCTCGGCGAAGAGTGCGAAGGTATTCACGAAGTGCTCATGTACTCGATCCAAAAGTCCGACATGGACCTGCGGAAGATGCTGTACCAGAACATTGTCCTGTCCGGTGGTTCCACGCTGTTCAAGGGATTCGGCGACCGGCTGCTGTCCGAGATTCGAAAACATGTCGCCAAGGACATGAAGATTAGG ATCGCCGCCCCGCAGGAGCGCATCTACTCGACCTGGATGGGCGGCTCGATTCTGGCGTCGCTCGACACCTTCAAGAAGATGTGGGTCTCGAAGCGCGAGTTCGACGAGGACGGCCAGCGGGCGATTCATCGGAAAACGTTCTAA
- the LOC120432395 gene encoding putative odorant receptor 71a → MARFGEYILSERLTFWIWKILGIWATQDESRLYRAFRWIYHFTFTIVYLFCIFISSFFKETMAELWSDVMFILLTELAMFTKTVITVRKFETVYRLHRETISDVFKPKSEWESRVHGAFFSRFSTAMLGYYLCSFLTLWAHLGFLFEYKFPFFSWFFWLPLGRENLTNYYIIFAYQMFGMLGHLSLNVSGDIQHAYLLATAGIQLDFLYERLTKLPIPTLKSSIEKDYYRETLIQHIEHYERIYRFVKEIEDTFSMAIFVQICASGVTVCATILRLSTVNLATDLGTDGAPMVFYLVAMLTQIFLPCYFGNEVTLKSVKLTNALYTADWHRLAGVSDRKEMAALMLRTNKPIALKAGHFFNYNLEAFTSTLNSAYSIYAVVSKKNRELA, encoded by the exons ATGGCACGCTTCGGCGAGTACATTCTAAGTGAACGGTTAACCTTCTGGATCTGGAAAATCCTCGGCATCTGGGCGACCCAGGATGAAAGTCGGCTGTACCGTGCGTTCCGATGGATCTACCACTTTACGTTCACAATCGTGTACCTGTTTTGCATCTTTATAAGTTCGTTCTTCAAGGAAACCATGGCCGAGCTGTGGTCGGATGTGATGTTTATCCTGCTGACGGAATTGGCCATGTTCACCAAGACGGTCATCACGGTGCGAAAGTTCGAGACAGTGTACCGATTGCACCGGGAGACCATCTCCGACGTGTTTAAGCCGAAAAGTGAGTGGGAGTCGCGAGTGCATGGTGCATTTTTCAGTCGGTTTAGTACCGCCATGCTGGGGTACTATTTGTGTAGTTTCCTAACTCTGTGGGCACATTTGGGCTTTTTGTTCGAGTACAAATTTCCCTTCTTCAGCTGGTTCTTCTGGCTGCCGCTGGGACGGGAGAATCTTAcaaattattacattatttttgcgtACCAAATGTTTGGAATGTTGGGCCATTTGTCGCTGAACGTGTCCGGAGACATCCAACATGCTTATTTGCTTGCGACGGCCGGGATTCAGTTGGATTTTCTGTACGAAAGGCTCACCAAGCTGCCGATTCCAACTTTGAAATCGTCGATTGAAAAGGATTATTACCGGGAAACGCTGATACAACACATTGAGCATTACGAGCGGATTTACag ATTCGTGAAGGAAATTGAGGATACCTTTTCAATGgccatttttgttcaaatttgtgccAGCGGTGTAACGGTGTGTGCTACCATACTTCGTCTGTCAACG GTCAACCTAGCGACAGACCTCGGCACCGACGGCGCCCCGATGGTGTTCTATCTGGTGGCGATGCTGACGCAAATATTCCTGCCGTGCTACTTTGGCAACGAGGTCACGCTGAAAAGCGTCAAGCTTACGAACGCTCTCTACACCGCGGACTGGCACCGTCTTGCCGGGGTGTCGGACCGGAAAGAAATGGCCGCACTGATGCTGCGCACGAACAAACCCATCGCGCTCAAGGCGGGCCACTTTTTCAACTACAACCTGGAGGCGTTCACTTCG ACCCTCAATTCTGCGTACTCAATTTATGCCGTTGTATCGAAGAAGAATCGGGAGCTAGCCTAA